The proteins below are encoded in one region of Pseudonocardia sp. DSM 110487:
- a CDS encoding serine hydrolase yields MTLQEVVNALVAPDGAPPGACLAVRAPGIDALAVAGHRQVLGVDDPLPMTAATSHDLASVTKAFTTTALAALDIDLTAPVRRYLPDAPPVTVDDLLLHRGGLWEWWPTYCDAAGPDEGARLVRALPLRYAPGAGRHYSDLGFMLLGQVVATAAGAPLPDALRELVLDPAGLTQTAFGTPVGPEAAATGAGDAIERRMLDTGEPYPVPRSAADFAGWRRTVIVAEVSDGNAFHTFRGVSGHAGLFSTVEDLLRLGATLCASAAGDGPWHALGTYLSTGPDAGQSRGFRSWTTAVRGCTATAYGHPGFTGVTLAVLPEHRASVVLAANRLQVHGDPVPNEEMWLPVLHTAHLLLHYRGD; encoded by the coding sequence GTGACCCTCCAGGAGGTCGTGAACGCGCTCGTGGCGCCGGACGGGGCGCCGCCCGGCGCCTGCCTCGCCGTGCGCGCGCCCGGCATCGACGCACTCGCGGTGGCCGGCCACCGGCAGGTGCTCGGAGTCGACGACCCGTTGCCGATGACCGCGGCGACCAGCCACGATCTCGCGTCGGTCACCAAGGCGTTCACGACGACCGCGCTCGCCGCCCTCGACATCGACCTGACCGCCCCGGTGCGCCGTTACCTGCCGGACGCTCCCCCGGTCACGGTGGACGACCTGCTGTTGCACCGCGGCGGGCTCTGGGAGTGGTGGCCGACCTACTGCGACGCCGCCGGGCCGGACGAAGGCGCCCGGCTCGTGCGGGCGCTGCCACTGCGCTACGCACCGGGCGCCGGGCGGCACTACTCGGATCTCGGGTTCATGCTCCTCGGGCAGGTGGTCGCGACCGCGGCCGGCGCCCCGCTGCCGGATGCCCTCCGGGAGCTGGTGCTCGATCCCGCCGGGCTGACGCAGACCGCTTTCGGGACGCCGGTGGGACCGGAGGCCGCCGCGACCGGTGCCGGCGATGCCATCGAGCGGCGGATGCTCGACACCGGCGAGCCCTACCCCGTGCCCCGTTCCGCCGCCGACTTCGCCGGCTGGCGCCGGACCGTGATCGTCGCCGAGGTATCGGACGGCAACGCCTTCCACACCTTTCGTGGCGTGTCCGGGCACGCTGGGCTGTTCTCGACCGTCGAGGACCTGCTGCGGCTCGGCGCCACCCTGTGCGCATCCGCCGCCGGGGACGGACCGTGGCACGCCCTCGGCACCTACCTGTCGACCGGGCCGGACGCCGGCCAGTCGCGCGGCTTCCGCTCGTGGACCACCGCCGTGCGCGGCTGCACGGCGACCGCATACGGGCATCCCGGCTTCACCGGCGTCACCCTCGCCGTACTACCGGAGCACCGGGCGAGCGTCGTGCTCGCCGCCAACCGCCTCCAGGTGCACGGCGACCCGGTGCCGAACGAGGAGATGTGGTTACCCGTCCTGCACACCGCACACCTCTTGCTCCACTACCGCGGCGACTGA
- a CDS encoding MFS transporter, whose translation MWVLAALTAAGVAIARRFAGPERNPNQMATRVATPAVLTAALFVAALGVATAQTVVLAVLPVFGRQLGVSAAAVTWLLTGFMLAAAVATPVAGRLGNVHGHRRVMLVSLGVLVAGSVLAAVADHTGSFAGLLLGRVVQGLSAGVFPVAFGLARRTVPASSLTGVVAGLSAMFGVGGALGMVLAGPLAGVLGTPVLFWLCAALGLVALAGAAVVGEPEERAPAATLDVGGALLLSVVLVAVLLVVSQGRTWEWDSAATLATAAVAIGAAVAFVLVELRVAAPVVDLRLLRRRPIAATNLATLVVSVGMFAAVTLIPQLAQVPPAAGYGLGATAAGIGLLIAPMAVIMVIAAPLGARLTARMGGRATFQVGALLAAAALVALALAHDAVWEVAAAGAVLGLAYGLAFAALGTLIVGAVRPDETGAATGINTILRTVGGAAGAQVAAAIITPAAGLPTEGGFTIAFLVAAAAAILAVVAARAIPRSSARDPTFTGSGREHGDQSPR comes from the coding sequence ATGTGGGTCCTGGCCGCCCTCACGGCCGCCGGCGTCGCCATCGCCCGCCGGTTCGCCGGCCCCGAGAGGAACCCGAACCAGATGGCGACCCGCGTGGCCACGCCCGCCGTGCTCACCGCCGCCCTCTTCGTCGCTGCGCTGGGCGTGGCGACGGCCCAGACCGTCGTTCTGGCGGTGCTCCCGGTCTTCGGCCGGCAGCTGGGGGTCTCGGCGGCCGCCGTGACGTGGCTGCTGACCGGCTTCATGCTCGCTGCCGCGGTGGCGACGCCGGTGGCAGGGCGCCTCGGCAACGTCCACGGCCATCGCCGCGTCATGCTCGTGAGCCTCGGGGTGCTCGTGGCGGGCAGCGTGCTGGCCGCAGTCGCCGACCACACAGGATCGTTCGCGGGTCTCCTGCTCGGACGCGTGGTCCAGGGCTTGTCCGCCGGGGTGTTCCCCGTCGCCTTCGGGCTGGCCCGCCGTACCGTCCCGGCGAGCAGCCTGACCGGGGTCGTCGCCGGGCTGAGCGCGATGTTCGGCGTCGGCGGTGCGCTCGGCATGGTGCTCGCCGGACCGCTCGCCGGCGTGCTCGGCACCCCGGTGCTGTTCTGGCTCTGCGCGGCGCTCGGTCTCGTCGCGCTGGCCGGGGCGGCCGTGGTGGGCGAGCCGGAGGAGCGGGCGCCTGCCGCGACGCTCGACGTCGGGGGCGCGCTGCTGCTGTCCGTGGTCCTCGTCGCCGTGCTGCTCGTCGTGAGCCAGGGCCGGACCTGGGAATGGGACTCGGCGGCGACGCTCGCCACCGCCGCCGTCGCGATCGGGGCCGCGGTGGCGTTCGTGCTGGTGGAGCTGCGGGTCGCGGCCCCCGTCGTCGACCTGCGGCTGCTGCGCCGCCGGCCGATCGCGGCGACCAACCTGGCCACGCTCGTCGTCAGCGTCGGGATGTTCGCAGCGGTCACCCTCATTCCGCAGCTCGCGCAGGTACCGCCCGCCGCGGGCTACGGCCTCGGCGCCACCGCCGCCGGCATCGGCCTGCTGATCGCCCCGATGGCGGTGATCATGGTGATCGCGGCGCCGCTCGGCGCGCGGCTCACGGCGCGCATGGGAGGGCGCGCCACGTTCCAGGTCGGCGCGCTGCTGGCCGCGGCCGCGCTCGTGGCGCTGGCCCTCGCCCATGACGCCGTGTGGGAGGTAGCCGCGGCCGGCGCTGTGCTCGGCCTGGCGTACGGGCTCGCGTTCGCCGCGCTCGGCACCCTCATCGTCGGCGCGGTGCGCCCCGACGAGACCGGCGCGGCGACCGGCATCAACACGATCCTGCGGACCGTGGGGGGAGCGGCAGGCGCGCAGGTCGCCGCCGCGATCATCACCCCGGCGGCAGGCTTGCCCACCGAAGGCGGGTTCACCATCGCGTTCCTCGTGGCGGCGGCCGCGGCGATACTGGCGGTGGTCGCGGCCAGGGCGATTCCGCGCTCGTCAGCGCGTGACCCGACGTTCACCGGCTCCGGACGTGAACATGGCGATCAGTCGCCGCGGTAG
- a CDS encoding TetR/AcrR family transcriptional regulator, translated as MTAAAGRPGRPARLSRELIVAAALRGDLASLTMRELAARLNVSHSALYRWVADRDELFDLISEVMVERILPTSEPTPADWRDWLARLAWAMHDEFLAVPGYAAHVAAPHRHNPRSFGLLRDQVIAAFRAAGASPEMAAQSWYVFGLGVVQWLGAQQAGHDLGPVTPRFDLFIDTLLRGLPTREPVEH; from the coding sequence GTGACAGCGGCAGCGGGCAGACCGGGACGACCGGCGCGGCTGTCCCGCGAGCTGATCGTCGCGGCGGCGTTGCGAGGCGACCTGGCGAGCCTGACGATGCGGGAGCTCGCCGCCCGGCTCAACGTCTCCCACTCGGCGCTCTACCGCTGGGTGGCCGACCGCGACGAGCTGTTCGACCTGATCAGCGAGGTGATGGTCGAGCGCATCCTGCCGACGTCGGAGCCGACGCCCGCGGACTGGCGGGACTGGCTCGCCCGGCTCGCGTGGGCGATGCACGACGAGTTCCTCGCGGTGCCCGGGTACGCCGCGCACGTCGCCGCGCCGCACCGGCACAACCCCCGCTCGTTCGGGCTGCTGCGCGACCAGGTGATCGCCGCGTTCCGGGCGGCAGGGGCCTCACCGGAGATGGCCGCGCAGAGCTGGTACGTCTTCGGCCTGGGGGTCGTCCAGTGGCTCGGGGCGCAGCAGGCGGGCCACGACCTCGGCCCGGTCACCCCGCGCTTCGACCTCTTCATCGACACCCTGCTGCGCGGCCTGCCCACACGAGAACCCGTGGAGCACTAG
- a CDS encoding TetR/AcrR family transcriptional regulator, translating to MTQSSAGRRERKKAATRQALADAALRLFLERGFDQVSVKEIADAADVSTTTLFNHFRSKEALVFDREADHEAGLVACVQERAPEQTIPQALRACLGRMYLGPVEHPGLAEFLALVRSAPALREYEMRMWRRHEKALAAAVAAEIGVAADDVACATLARMTIEALDLAHGRPDPEAALDRIFVVIEHGWTASTR from the coding sequence ATGACGCAGAGCTCCGCCGGTCGCCGCGAGCGCAAGAAGGCGGCCACCCGCCAGGCGCTTGCCGACGCCGCCCTGCGGCTGTTCCTCGAGCGGGGGTTCGACCAGGTGAGCGTGAAGGAGATCGCCGACGCCGCGGACGTCTCGACCACCACCCTGTTCAACCACTTCCGCAGCAAGGAGGCGCTGGTCTTCGACCGGGAGGCCGACCACGAGGCCGGGCTGGTGGCCTGCGTCCAGGAACGGGCGCCTGAGCAGACGATCCCGCAGGCGCTGCGGGCGTGCCTCGGGCGCATGTACCTGGGCCCGGTCGAGCACCCTGGATTAGCCGAGTTCCTCGCGCTGGTCCGGTCGGCGCCCGCCCTGCGCGAGTACGAGATGCGGATGTGGCGCCGGCATGAGAAGGCCCTGGCGGCAGCCGTCGCCGCGGAGATCGGGGTCGCGGCGGACGACGTCGCGTGCGCGACCCTGGCCCGGATGACCATCGAGGCACTCGACCTCGCGCACGGCCGTCCGGACCCGGAGGCCGCCCTCGACCGGATCTTCGTGGTGATCGAGCACGGCTGGACGGCAAGCACCCGATGA
- a CDS encoding NAD(P)/FAD-dependent oxidoreductase, whose protein sequence is MTPTPRIAVIGAGPGGLTCARVLQRHGIDVAVYERDTDVAARDQGGTLDLHAGTGQIALREAGLLEEFLRLSRPEGQSMRVMARDGTVLVDHVAADGEDAAPEIDRRQLRALLAESLAPGTIRWDHRLSAVTPGPAGTSRLTFADGTETEVDLVIGADGAWSRVRPLVSAAAPAYTDVTFVEAHFDDVDVWHPAVAELVGDGNLFAAGDHKGLIAQRNSNHHVRVYIALTTDQDWLRAAGIDPTDTAAVRTALLTAFTGWDARLLRLITDNDGPYVNRPLHVLPASHTWPNTPGATLLGDAAHLMSPFGGFGANLAMLDGAELARALVRYADVDDAITEYERVMVPRGAEHAALADEGLRRFFGPGDRDGADVPDVEAENERYKREAAAYGS, encoded by the coding sequence ATGACCCCCACCCCGCGCATCGCCGTGATCGGCGCCGGCCCCGGCGGCCTCACCTGCGCCCGCGTCCTGCAGCGCCACGGCATCGACGTCGCCGTGTACGAGCGCGACACCGACGTGGCCGCCCGCGACCAGGGCGGCACGCTCGACCTGCACGCCGGCACGGGCCAGATCGCCCTGCGCGAAGCCGGCCTGCTCGAGGAGTTCCTGCGGCTATCCCGGCCCGAGGGCCAGTCCATGCGGGTCATGGCCCGGGACGGGACCGTCCTGGTCGACCACGTCGCCGCCGACGGCGAGGACGCAGCCCCGGAGATCGACCGCCGGCAGCTGCGCGCGCTGCTGGCCGAGTCACTGGCGCCCGGCACGATCCGCTGGGACCACCGGCTCAGCGCGGTCACACCCGGCCCGGCCGGCACCTCCCGGCTCACCTTCGCAGACGGCACCGAGACCGAGGTCGACCTGGTCATCGGCGCGGACGGCGCCTGGTCACGGGTCCGCCCGCTGGTCTCCGCCGCGGCGCCCGCCTACACCGACGTCACCTTCGTCGAGGCGCACTTCGACGACGTCGACGTATGGCACCCGGCGGTCGCCGAGCTGGTCGGCGACGGCAACCTGTTCGCTGCAGGCGACCACAAGGGCCTGATCGCCCAACGCAACAGCAACCACCACGTCCGCGTCTACATCGCCCTCACGACCGACCAGGACTGGCTCCGCGCCGCCGGCATCGACCCCACCGACACCGCAGCCGTCCGGACCGCGCTGCTCACCGCCTTCACCGGCTGGGACGCCCGGCTGTTGAGGTTGATCACCGACAACGACGGCCCCTACGTCAACCGGCCGCTGCACGTGCTCCCCGCGTCCCACACCTGGCCGAATACGCCCGGAGCCACGTTGCTCGGCGACGCCGCCCACCTGATGTCGCCGTTCGGCGGCTTCGGGGCCAACCTCGCGATGCTGGACGGCGCCGAACTCGCGCGCGCCCTCGTCCGGTACGCAGATGTCGACGACGCGATCACCGAGTACGAGCGGGTGATGGTGCCACGCGGGGCCGAGCACGCGGCCCTCGCCGACGAGGGCCTGCGCCGGTTCTTCGGCCCGGGCGACCGGGATGGCGCCGACGTGCCCGACGTCGAGGCCGAGAACGAGCGCTACAAGCGCGAAGCGGCCGCATACGGCTCCTAG
- the paaE gene encoding 1,2-phenylacetyl-CoA epoxidase subunit PaaE, translating into MAAPQVDVPVPRTSGFHRLRVADVERLCDDAVAVTFDVPAHLRDVFAFRPGQYLTLRLHRDGTEERRSYSICAPAGALPKVGVRRVDGGLFSEWLVERAAPGDTIEVAPPSGSFTPDLAPGTHHGLIAAGSGITPVLSIAASLLAAHPDTRVTLLYGNRRTDTVMFTEELADLKNAHGPRLHLVHVLSREPMEAEIFTGRLDAEKLRLLLGALVDVAGVDHWWVCGPLGMTEAAVAVLTGFGVDRKRVHRELFYVDEPPPELHRADPAIEGATSEVTVVLNGRSTTMTLPRAESVLDAAQKVRGDLPFACKGGVCGTCRAKVTAGTVTMRRNFALEDDEVEAGFVLTCQSRPDTPELTVDFDS; encoded by the coding sequence ATGGCGGCACCGCAGGTCGACGTGCCGGTCCCGCGCACCTCCGGCTTCCACCGCCTGCGCGTGGCCGACGTCGAGCGGCTGTGCGACGACGCCGTGGCCGTCACCTTCGACGTGCCCGCGCACCTGCGGGACGTCTTCGCGTTCCGCCCGGGGCAGTACCTCACGCTGCGGCTGCACCGCGACGGGACGGAGGAGCGGCGGTCGTACTCGATCTGCGCGCCCGCGGGGGCGTTGCCGAAGGTCGGTGTGCGGCGGGTCGACGGAGGGCTGTTCTCCGAGTGGCTGGTGGAGCGGGCCGCACCGGGTGACACCATCGAGGTGGCCCCGCCCTCTGGCTCGTTCACGCCCGACCTCGCGCCGGGCACGCACCACGGCCTGATCGCGGCGGGATCGGGGATCACGCCCGTGCTCTCGATCGCGGCGTCGCTGCTGGCCGCGCACCCGGACACCCGCGTCACGCTGCTCTACGGCAACCGGCGCACCGACACGGTGATGTTCACCGAGGAGCTCGCCGACCTCAAGAACGCCCACGGCCCGCGGCTGCACCTGGTGCACGTGCTCTCCAGGGAGCCGATGGAGGCCGAGATCTTCACCGGCAGGCTCGACGCGGAGAAGCTGCGCCTCCTCCTCGGCGCGCTCGTCGACGTCGCAGGCGTGGACCACTGGTGGGTGTGCGGGCCACTCGGCATGACCGAGGCGGCCGTCGCCGTGCTCACCGGCTTCGGCGTGGACCGCAAGCGGGTGCACCGCGAGCTGTTCTACGTGGACGAGCCGCCGCCGGAGCTGCACCGCGCCGACCCGGCGATCGAGGGAGCGACCAGCGAGGTCACCGTGGTGCTGAATGGTCGATCCACCACGATGACCCTGCCCAGGGCCGAGAGCGTGCTCGACGCGGCGCAGAAGGTCCGCGGCGACCTGCCGTTCGCCTGCAAGGGCGGGGTCTGCGGCACGTGCCGGGCGAAGGTCACCGCGGGCACTGTGACGATGCGGCGCAACTTCGCGCTGGAGGACGACGAGGTCGAGGCCGGGTTCGTCCTCACGTGCCAGTCCCGCCCCGACACCCCTGAGCTGACGGTCGACTTCGACAGCTAG
- the paaD gene encoding 1,2-phenylacetyl-CoA epoxidase subunit PaaD, whose translation MVTEARSVVAEVVDPEMPMLTLDDLGVIRGVEADGDRVTVTITPTYSGCPALEVMREDLRARLAAAGYARVEVRTVLSPPWSTDWISEAGRRKLAEHGVAPPDRMGPRGTGPVPLTLEAPATVVRCPRCGSPATEEFSRFGPTSCTALRRCTACREPFEHMKEH comes from the coding sequence ATGGTGACCGAAGCCCGCAGCGTGGTCGCCGAGGTCGTCGACCCCGAGATGCCGATGCTCACGCTCGACGACCTCGGTGTCATCCGCGGCGTCGAGGCCGACGGCGACCGGGTCACCGTCACGATCACGCCGACCTACTCCGGCTGCCCCGCCCTGGAGGTGATGCGCGAGGACCTGCGTGCCCGGCTCGCCGCGGCCGGGTACGCCCGGGTCGAGGTGCGCACCGTGCTCTCGCCGCCGTGGAGCACGGACTGGATCTCCGAGGCCGGGCGCCGCAAGCTGGCCGAGCACGGCGTGGCCCCGCCCGACCGGATGGGGCCCCGCGGTACCGGCCCGGTGCCGCTGACGCTCGAGGCTCCGGCCACGGTGGTGCGCTGCCCGCGCTGCGGCTCGCCCGCCACCGAGGAGTTCTCCCGGTTCGGCCCGACGTCGTGCACGGCACTGCGCCGGTGCACCGCGTGCCGCGAGCCGTTCGAGCACATGAAGGAGCACTGA
- the paaC gene encoding 1,2-phenylacetyl-CoA epoxidase subunit PaaC, with translation MTDDSTDHDATNAYQSLVETLGHDDPRWAFGTGVEDVQAEITSPVPDGVDPADLAAYCLMLGDDALICSHRITEWVTNAPELEEEVALANTALDLLGQARVLLARAGWVESAGSAGSADSSSMAGSAGSAGRQRDEDSLAYLRTEPEFRNIALAELPDERDFARAIARLLLFSTWRLALLQRLLGSRDPVVAAVAGKGVKELTYHRDHAARWTLRLGDGTPESHRRMQAALDAVWPYVEELFRTSDVERRLADAGVAVDPEQTREEVDAVLDEVLARATLTRPTIPHAGPINGQGGRQGMHTEYLGQVLAEMQSLARQHPGATW, from the coding sequence ATGACGGACGACAGCACTGATCACGACGCGACGAACGCCTACCAGTCCCTCGTCGAGACGCTGGGGCACGACGACCCGCGCTGGGCGTTCGGCACCGGCGTGGAGGACGTCCAGGCCGAGATCACCTCGCCGGTGCCGGACGGCGTCGACCCAGCCGACCTCGCCGCCTACTGTCTCATGCTCGGCGACGACGCGCTGATCTGCAGCCACCGGATCACGGAGTGGGTGACCAACGCGCCGGAGCTGGAAGAGGAGGTCGCGCTCGCCAACACCGCGCTCGACCTGCTGGGCCAGGCCCGGGTGCTGCTCGCCCGCGCCGGCTGGGTCGAGTCGGCCGGCTCCGCAGGCTCCGCCGACTCGAGCTCGATGGCCGGCTCCGCAGGCTCCGCCGGGCGACAGCGGGACGAGGATTCGCTCGCCTACCTGCGCACCGAGCCGGAGTTCCGCAACATCGCGCTCGCGGAGCTGCCCGACGAGCGCGACTTCGCCCGCGCGATCGCCCGGCTGCTGCTGTTCTCGACGTGGCGGCTCGCGCTGCTGCAGCGGCTGCTCGGGTCCCGCGATCCGGTGGTCGCCGCGGTGGCAGGCAAGGGCGTCAAGGAGCTGACCTACCACCGCGACCACGCCGCCCGCTGGACCCTGCGCCTCGGCGACGGCACCCCGGAGTCGCACCGGCGCATGCAGGCCGCGCTCGACGCGGTGTGGCCGTACGTCGAAGAACTTTTCCGCACGTCCGACGTCGAGCGCAGGCTCGCCGACGCGGGCGTGGCGGTGGACCCGGAACAAACCCGCGAGGAGGTCGACGCCGTGCTCGACGAGGTACTCGCCCGCGCCACCCTCACGCGGCCGACGATCCCGCACGCCGGCCCAATCAACGGGCAGGGCGGCCGGCAGGGGATGCACACCGAGTACCTCGGGCAGGTGCTCGCGGAGATGCAGAGCCTTGCCCGGCAGCACCCGGGGGCCACATGGTGA
- the paaB gene encoding 1,2-phenylacetyl-CoA epoxidase subunit PaaB gives MPTEGVETGSGTPRGSWPLYEVFVRGKRGLNHVHVGSLHASDAEMALHNARDLYTRRNEGVSIWVVEASDIAASSPDEKDPFFAPSADKVYRHPTFYAIPEDVPHL, from the coding sequence ATCCCGACCGAGGGCGTCGAGACCGGCTCGGGGACGCCTCGGGGCAGCTGGCCGCTGTACGAGGTGTTCGTGCGCGGCAAGCGTGGCCTCAACCACGTCCACGTCGGCTCGCTGCACGCCTCCGACGCCGAGATGGCGCTGCACAACGCCCGCGACCTCTACACCCGCCGCAACGAGGGCGTCTCGATCTGGGTGGTCGAGGCCTCCGACATCGCCGCGTCGAGCCCTGACGAGAAGGACCCGTTCTTCGCGCCGTCGGCCGACAAGGTCTACCGGCACCCGACGTTCTACGCGATCCCCGAGGACGTGCCGCATCTATGA
- the paaA gene encoding 1,2-phenylacetyl-CoA epoxidase subunit PaaA, which produces MDETALAAHFEATIAGDQRIEPRDWMPEAYRRTLIRQIAQHAHSEIIGMQPEGNWIRRAPSLRRKAILLAKVQDEAGHGMYLYAAAETLGVDREELTEKLIAGKQKYSSIFNYPTLSYADVGVIGWLVDGAAICNQVPLCRCSYGPYARAMVRICKEESFHQRQGYELLLAMVNGTDGQREMVQESTNRFWWPSLMMFGPPDGDSPNTDQSMAWGIKRHTNDELRQRFVDMTVPQAEALGVTLPDPGLRWNPERGHHDFTGPDWAELKSVISGSGPCNAQRLAQRKRAHEEGEWVREAARAYAHKHARKEVAA; this is translated from the coding sequence ATGGACGAGACGGCCCTTGCCGCGCACTTCGAGGCGACGATCGCGGGCGACCAGCGGATCGAGCCGCGGGACTGGATGCCCGAGGCGTACCGGAGGACGCTGATCCGCCAGATCGCTCAGCACGCGCACTCGGAGATCATCGGGATGCAGCCGGAGGGCAACTGGATCCGGCGCGCTCCCAGCCTGCGGCGCAAGGCGATCCTGCTGGCCAAGGTGCAGGACGAGGCCGGGCACGGCATGTACCTCTACGCCGCCGCGGAGACCCTCGGCGTCGACCGCGAGGAGCTCACCGAGAAGCTGATCGCCGGGAAGCAGAAGTACTCCTCGATCTTCAACTACCCCACGCTCTCCTACGCCGACGTGGGCGTGATCGGCTGGTTGGTCGACGGCGCCGCGATCTGCAACCAGGTGCCGCTGTGCCGCTGCTCCTACGGGCCGTACGCCCGTGCGATGGTGCGGATCTGCAAGGAGGAGTCGTTCCACCAGCGGCAGGGCTACGAGCTGCTGCTCGCGATGGTGAACGGCACCGATGGCCAGCGGGAGATGGTGCAGGAGTCGACCAACCGCTTCTGGTGGCCCTCACTGATGATGTTCGGCCCACCCGACGGCGACTCGCCCAACACCGACCAGTCGATGGCGTGGGGCATCAAACGGCACACCAACGACGAGCTGCGCCAGCGCTTCGTCGACATGACCGTGCCGCAGGCCGAGGCGCTCGGCGTCACGCTGCCCGACCCCGGCCTGCGCTGGAACCCCGAGCGCGGCCACCACGACTTCACCGGACCGGACTGGGCCGAGCTCAAGTCGGTCATCTCCGGGTCCGGGCCGTGCAACGCCCAGCGCCTTGCCCAACGGAAGCGCGCGCACGAGGAGGGGGAGTGGGTGCGCGAGGCCGCGCGAGCGTACGCGCACAAGCACGCCCGCAAGGAGGTGGCCGCGTGA
- a CDS encoding TetR/AcrR family transcriptional regulator, with product MSTQTGGRVRRPSHGPGSLLEVAVGEFLTRGYDATSMEDLSRAAGITKSSFYHHFSGKEALLRAALERALDGLFAILDSDEARTGTPLERLRHIVREQVAVLVAELPYVTVLLRVRGNTESERWALERRREFDARVAELVREAVEAGELREEVDPALAARLLSGLVNSVVEWARPDRDPDALPGVVARAVFEGILPARG from the coding sequence GTGAGCACGCAGACGGGTGGGCGCGTTCGCCGGCCGAGCCACGGGCCCGGCTCGCTGCTCGAAGTGGCGGTGGGGGAGTTCCTCACCCGCGGCTACGACGCCACGTCGATGGAGGATCTCTCCCGCGCCGCCGGGATCACGAAGTCGTCGTTCTACCACCACTTCAGCGGCAAGGAAGCGCTGCTGCGGGCGGCACTGGAACGCGCGCTGGACGGGCTCTTCGCGATCCTCGACTCCGACGAGGCGCGCACCGGCACCCCCCTCGAGCGGCTGCGCCACATCGTCCGCGAGCAGGTGGCCGTGCTCGTGGCAGAGCTGCCGTACGTCACCGTGCTGCTGCGGGTGCGCGGCAACACCGAGTCGGAGCGGTGGGCCCTCGAGCGCAGGCGCGAGTTCGACGCGCGGGTCGCGGAGCTGGTCCGCGAGGCCGTCGAGGCGGGGGAGCTGCGGGAGGAGGTGGACCCGGCGCTCGCGGCGCGGTTGCTGTCCGGCCTCGTGAACTCCGTCGTCGAGTGGGCCCGGCCCGACCGTGACCCGGACGCACTGCCCGGCGTCGTCGCGCGGGCGGTGTTCGAGGGCATCCTTCCGGCGCGCGGCTGA
- a CDS encoding enoyl-CoA hydratase/isomerase family protein, with amino-acid sequence MTDDPAVRVERDGAVAVLTLQRPARYNALTLELKTALLAALGKLATADGVRALVLTGAGKAFCVGQDLGEHAEALRRDPATAFDTVAEHYNPIVRGLTDLPFPVVAAINGPCVGAGLGFALACDLRVAAAGASFSTAFTGIGLTADSGLSASLAHAVGVSRALELLLLGEGFTAEDAQAWGLVRTVVPADEVLGAALELAGRLAAGPTRAYAEVRKAVRYGATAHLDDVLAAEALAQARLAATADHVNAVEAFAEKRRPTFEGR; translated from the coding sequence ATGACCGATGATCCGGCCGTCCGCGTCGAACGGGACGGGGCCGTCGCCGTGCTCACGCTGCAGCGGCCCGCGCGCTACAACGCGCTCACCCTGGAGCTCAAGACCGCGCTGCTCGCCGCGCTGGGGAAGCTCGCGACGGCCGACGGCGTGCGGGCGCTGGTGCTCACCGGCGCGGGCAAGGCGTTCTGCGTGGGGCAGGACCTCGGCGAGCACGCGGAGGCGTTGCGCCGCGATCCGGCCACCGCGTTCGACACCGTCGCCGAGCACTACAACCCCATCGTCCGAGGGCTCACCGACCTGCCGTTCCCGGTGGTCGCGGCGATCAACGGGCCGTGCGTCGGGGCGGGGCTGGGCTTCGCGCTGGCCTGCGACCTGCGCGTGGCGGCGGCCGGGGCATCGTTCTCCACCGCGTTCACCGGGATCGGTCTCACCGCCGACTCCGGGCTCTCGGCGAGCCTCGCGCACGCCGTCGGCGTCTCGCGGGCGCTCGAGCTGCTGCTGCTCGGCGAGGGCTTCACGGCGGAGGACGCGCAGGCGTGGGGCCTGGTGCGCACGGTAGTGCCCGCGGACGAGGTGCTCGGCGCCGCGCTGGAGCTGGCGGGGCGGCTCGCGGCCGGACCGACACGGGCGTACGCCGAGGTCCGGAAGGCGGTGCGGTACGGAGCGACCGCGCACCTGGACGACGTGCTCGCCGCGGAGGCCCTCGCACAGGCCCGGCTCGCGGCTACCGCCGACCACGTCAATGCGGTGGAGGCTTTCGCGGAGAAGCGTCGCCCGACGTTCGAGGGCCGGTGA